A segment of the Bacteriovorax sp. PP10 genome:
TTCTGACTCCTGTTTTAAAACTTTATACAGCAAAAAGAACTGTTCAATGGACTAGTGAGCTTCTGGAGGTATTCGGAGGAGTTGGATATATCGAAGATAGTGGTATCCCAACACTTTATAGAGACAGCCAGGTTTTTTCTATCTGGGAAGGAACAACAAATGTTCTAAGTTTGGATTTACTGCGTGCTTTGAAAAAAGATCAGTCATGGCCGCTTTTAGTTCAATTCTTGAATGCAGAATTAAGTCGTACAACTGATTCTGATTCAAAAAAACAAGTTGAAGCAGAACTTAAAAAATTAAATGAGTGGGTGATGGCAACATATAAGTTAGGTGATGAGGGCCTAGAAGCTGAAGCACGTGAAATGGCATTTAAGATTGGTAATCTAGTGTCAGCAGTCTCATGGCTTCGTGGAGAAAGTGTTGATTATGAACTACTTAAAATTTTTATGAAAAAACATTTTTAATTCTAGATAAATTTGAGGGCGCTTAATTGGGTCATTTCTTAATCAATATCTCTTTATTGTAAGATAATACGAGCAGTACGTTTAATGAAATTTTGCATAAACACTCCTTTATCCGCGTTAAGCTCTTGATAATCTTAATATTAATATTTGCGAAATAAGACAATCTTAAAAAAACAATTTTATCAATAAATGATATTTACAACGAAAAATATCTTCGTTACGCTTTTTTTCTCTAATACTTTGTCGTGCAAGGATCGCTTTATGACATCAATTAAAATTGGATACAGCTTATCGTTAACCGGGGCCTTCGCAGCATACGGTCAATCAGCTTTAATTGCTCATAAGATTTGGGAAGAAAGAGTGAACAAAAAAGGTGGGCTCTTAGGAAAAAGAGTTCAACTGATTTGTGTTGACGATAAATCTAATTCTTCACTTGTTGCCGATATCTATAAAAATCTTATCGAGGTAGAAAAAGTTGATTTAGTGATTGGTGGGTATGGAGTAAATTCTGTGGCCCCTGCCATTCAAGTGGCCCTTGAGTATGATAAATACTTTGTGAGTCTGATGGGAAAAGTGGCCAATTCATTTAACTGTTTTTCAATGATTCCTATAGGGGTTAAGCCAAATACAACTCTTGCTGAAAACTTTTTTAAAACCGCTGCAAAAAATAGCTCCGTTGCTATTATCTCGGCCGATGCTGAATTAACGAGAAATTCTGTTCTTGGAGCAAGAGAGAATATCGCCAGAAATTCTCAGCGAATTATTTTTGAATACAATTACTCTCTGGCGACATTTGATTTTTCATCTCTGGCACAAGAATTATCTGATTTAAGGCCGGATGTGATTTATATCGCTGCTTATTCTTCTGATGTCTTGGGAATTATGAAAGCGATTAATGAAATTGGGTTTCATCCTAAAAAAATTGGAGCTTCTGTTGTCGGGCCTTTGGGTCTTCGAATTGTTTGTTCTGGTATAGAAGAATTTATGGAAGAGTATCTTTCTAAAACATCTTGTATTGAAGCAGATATCTTGGG
Coding sequences within it:
- a CDS encoding ABC transporter substrate-binding protein; the protein is MTSIKIGYSLSLTGAFAAYGQSALIAHKIWEERVNKKGGLLGKRVQLICVDDKSNSSLVADIYKNLIEVEKVDLVIGGYGVNSVAPAIQVALEYDKYFVSLMGKVANSFNCFSMIPIGVKPNTTLAENFFKTAAKNSSVAIISADAELTRNSVLGARENIARNSQRIIFEYNYSLATFDFSSLAQELSDLRPDVIYIAAYSSDVLGIMKAINEIGFHPKKIGASVVGPLGLRIVCSGIEEFMEEYLSKTSCIEADILGYYLAPQAYAQLQIIEQAVKATNSLNDAKLIGHTHEALFKTVLGDIKFDRNGECAAPQMVQVQYQNVITHDIEQTAI